From the Oncorhynchus kisutch isolate 150728-3 linkage group LG27, Okis_V2, whole genome shotgun sequence genome, the window gcgaaagtattcggcccccttgaactttgcgaccttttgccacatttcaggcttcaaacataaagatataaaactgtatttttttgtgaagaatcaacaacaagtgggacacaatcatgaagtggaacgacatttattggatatttcaaacttttttaacaaatcacaaactgaaaaattgggcgtgcaaaattattcagcccctttactttcaagTGTATTtctttacatatagcctacaccataGCTTATTAGCTTTCATCATACCAGTACTGGTGTACACTTTGTAAAAAAATGCCggcataaataaaataaaataaaaaataaaacaaattatcAATTCATGTTTTAAAAAGTGGTTGCAATGCTGTGAAAAACAGTTGTCCTGCACTGGAGCgcaaaaaaaaatccatattcCCAAAGTTTAGCATGTCTTTTTAGGGgaactgatctacaaataatagtGAGTAGTTATTTTATGATGGAAGGTTCTTTGTAGATCAAGTCAGTCAGCTGTCGCCTGCACTGCCACCTGCAATGTCGAACAGTGGTAATGATGACTAGACAAACTATAGTGGTTGCTGGGACTGTGGGATAGCAGGGACTGTGAGATAGCAGGGACTGTTGGATAGCAGGGACTGTGGGATAGCAGGGACTGGGATAGCAGGGACTGGGGATAGCAGGGACTGTGGAATAGCAGGGACTGTGGGATAGCAGGGACTGTGGGATAGCAGAGACTGGGATAGCAGGGACTGTGGGATAGCAGGGACTGTGGAGTAGCAGGGACTGTGGGATAGCAGAGACTGGGATACAAGGGACTGTGGAGTAGCAGGGACTGTGGGGTAGCAGGGACTGTGGGATAGCAAGGACTGTGGGGTAGCAGGGACTGTGGGGTAGAAGGGACTGTGGGATAGCAGGGACTGTAGGATAGCAGGGACTGTGGGATAGCTGGGACTGTGGGATAGCAGGGACTGTGGGATACCAACTAACcttacacccattaaaacctccccactataccaactaaccttacacccattaaaacctccccactataccaactaaccctacacacATTAAAATCTCcccactataccaactaaccctacacccattaaaacctccccactataccaactaaccctacacccattaaaacctccccactataccaactaaccttacacccattaaaacctccccactataccaactaaccttacacccattaaaacctccccactataccaactaaccttacacccattaaaacctccccactataccaactaaccttacacccattaaaacctccccactataccaactaaccctacacccattaaaatctccccactataccaactaaccctacatccattaaaacctccccactataccaactaaccctacatcCATTAAACCTCcccactataccaactaaccctacacccattaaaacctccccactataccaactaaccctacacccatatTGTAGTATCTGGGGTGTGTTCAGCAGGATGCAACTTTTAGAATAAACATACCTCTCGCCTGTAGAACAAGGAATTACGTTGGCTTTTTTTCATGGTATTTCTATCTGCAACTTTGGACAACATTTGGCTACTGAATGTGACCCATGATCGGAATGATCCTAAATTGGAAAAACTGGCTTAATATCAACCAGTTTGATTGGATCCTGGATTGCATAATAGGGGAATTACAGAATCGGGATCAATCATATCCAGAAACTAAAAGGAAAACTGGGCCTTAACTAAACTCAGATTCTGTCCTAGTAAACCCCACAGGCCCCACAAGACTCAACTGGAGGTCCCCCTgtaccagttgaaaaaaatgaatggaagtacagtgtactgtatatggagaatgtttagtgccaaaaataagcgGTTTGTTACATCTCCctaacctgccgccactcccccagtactctctccctctctgtgtgtatgtgattgtgtgggcagagacaggtgtgctggagacagagcagatccccaccagctgcaacctgttccataatcaagacctctacaaatactcagccctgccactttcACGCTGCCAGATCATAACCTTTGCTCAGTCAGTCTATGTTTTTAGCCGTTTGTTACTGCTTAGATCCtgtttttgtgttgtgcctgttttcctctccgctacagttctgTCCATTCTGACTCTGTCTCCAGTCCCATGTCTCATCAGTCCTGCTACCCTGTCCTGGACCCCCCACTCTACTGCTTCCTTGGATTCctctccggacctgcttacccagcCCTAACTcccctcgctccagcctcagcaccTAGCTCCCTGCAACCCGCCCAAGCTTTCCCTGCCCTGCACCCCACCTTCCCCCTgtttttcaataaataccttggttaccttatcccagtctcctcgtctgagtctgctcttgggttcacccACTCCACGTAACAGGGTTAAATGcatgtaaaataataataataaaaaatcctGATATTTCTTACTGTATATCTCTCagctataggacagacacttcagaagaaTTTCCTTTGAAAAAATTTAGGGGGACTATCTGTTCCATGtaatgaatctgttattcaatgtgattGTAtcggctaatagcagtaagacccCCCCCCAAccaaaaacttttttttgttgatatTTTTTGAATatttcaaggggtcttaaaattctaaatcaaatagcaaaaggATCCTTGGtttgaccttcttaaaacaattccatatagcttagtagaacccctctTATGGGTCAATTTCTCATACCACCAGAGGACAATGTTGACTAAAATATGGAAGGCAAACTGATTACCTTAACAACGTGTTGTTATCTTCAAGCTGCCATCAGGTTTACTATATTCTTATAAATTGTATGTTTTAAGGAGAGTGGATTTTCCTCTCTCCTTACACAATGGGTTTTAAAGACAGAAACAGGAAGAGGACATACAGAGAGGACAGTTTTAGGACCGAAGGGGGACTATTTAGCACAGTGATCCGATTATTATCTGCTGCTTGATTTCAAATGTGTGCAATTAAAATGAATTGATACTGTAATGACTACTTAGTCAGCAAGCATGAATTGGTATTCGGTACTGCTAATACATACAAGAATAATACCATGGCATTTGCTTCATAATCAATAATCATTAAGGACCAAGAGGTTTTGTACAGTACATTTGTATGTAGTAGCCTATGTATGAAATATACAACAATTTGCATTCCGGTTGCAgtctgaaatcaaatcaaattttatttgtcacatgcggtgaatacaataggtgtagactttaccgtgaaatgcttacttactagccctttcccaacaatgcagagttaaaaagtaagaacatttgcacaaaaaaaaaatagtaacacaataaaataaatgtgGTATGTCCTCTTGTGATATTCCTCTATAAATTATCTTTGATCCAAAAGCATTTACATATGCCGACTGGGAAGGTTGCAATTTAGTTATCAGTAATGGTCTTATGTCACTTTTGGGTGTGATAAATCTCTGAATaagccatgcttttgtcacttcaagATTAGACAACTGCAACTCTCTACtctccagctacccggataaagcactaaataaacttgaGCTAGTGCTAAATCGGTCTGCTAgcatcttgactagaacccaaacATTTGATCCTACTACTCCAGTGTTAGCCTTTCCATctagcttcctgttaaggcaagggctgatttcaagcttttactgttaacctacaaagcattacataaacttgctcctacctatctttacgatttggtcctgccttacacacctacacgtacgctacagtcacaagacgcaggccttctcattgtccctataatttctaagcaaacagctgaaggcagggctttctcctatagagttccatttttatggaatggtctgccgatccatgtgagagacgcagactcgctctcaacctttaagtcattACTGaatactcatctcttcagtaggtcctatggtTGAGTGTAGTCTGGAACAAGGGGTGTGAAGATGAACGGCAAGGCATtggagtgacccccccccccccactgggattctctgcctctgaccctattacgggggctgagtcgcTGGCTTGTTAGTGCTCTCTCATGTTGTCCCTAGGAGGTGTGCATCACATCTTGCAAGGCTTTTTCTCTCGCTATACTCgtcttgagtgggttgagtcactgacgtgatcttcctgtctggtttgGCGCCCCCCTCGGACTCGTgcagtgggggagatctttgtgggctaggctctgccttgtctcaggctAGTAAGTTGGTgagctgttcaaatcaaatcaaaccaaatgttattggtcacatacacatatttagcagatgttattgcgggtgtagcaaaacgcttgtgtttctagctccaacagtgcagtaatatctaacaactcacaacaatacacacacatctaaaagtaaaagaatggaattaagaaatatatacatattaggaCGAGCATTGTCGGAAAGGCaaaaaatatactgtatttactgtatatacaatatgtaaacattacagtgactagtgttccattattaaattgaccagtgattccatgtctatgtacataagGCAACAGCCTCTaaagtgcagggttgagtaaccgggtggtagccggctagtgatggctaattaacagtctgatggccttgagatagaagctgtttttcagtctctccgtcccagctttgaagcacctgtactgacctcgccttctggatgatagcagggtgaacaggccgtggcttgggtggttgatgtccttgatatttttggccttcttgtgacattgGGTATTGTAAGTGTCCTGGAAGGCAGATAGTGTGCCCCCGgcgatgtgttgggcagaccgcaccaccctctggagagccctggggttgtgggcagtgcagttgccgtaccaggcccaataggatgctttcaattgtgcatctgtaaaagtttggggGCCAAGCCtaattcctctctaggtttcttcctaggttcctgcctttctagggagtttttcctagccactttGCTTCTGCATCGCTtcctctttggggttttaggctgggtttctgtgtaagcactttgtgacgtctgctgatgttaaaagggctctataaatacatttgatggattgattgattgattgaatctTGGCTGCAATATCTGGCTATGATTGTGTTATCAGATGAGACCTTGCTGCAATGTTCAGTGTAGGTGGAGAGCCATGGTCGATGCCCTAACGCGTCACAGGGGGATGAAGAGGACTAAGGCCGCACCcagattctctcctctcctccagaagGGTACTTGTCCTTTCACATGGGATTGATGTAATCATTGGCTGGAGGAATTTTCACGTCGCTAAATCCatgaatgtttatttttaaatgtacaaTAAATCATTATAGCAACAAGCTGAATTACAAGTACAACTTACAATGGAATTATTAAATATGAAATATTACAAGTTTACAAATATACATCACCATCAATATATAcaaataacacagacacttgaAGTCAGTAGTGTTCGTCGGTTGTTTATCAGGTGAACCATTCCATGTGAGGGAGTGTTCAAGTCAAGTGCACACTTCAAGAGAAGAGCAGAGAATTGGATTGCCAGAGTACATTTTTGTGGAGTCTGAGTCAGTCAGTCTCAAGTTCTTTTATGTTTTCCTAAGCCCCTGCTACCAGCACACAGGTCCTTGTAGTAGTCAGACTGAATGAACCGAGGATACGCATCGTTCTCCATAAGGCTACAGACCTTCCTCTGGGCACCGTCAAAACAAGATGGGGTTGGCTTGTGGAGACTGTGAGCAATCGTGTCTCTTGTGTGGTAATCGACGTTGACCTGATTTGAGAAAAAAATGCAATAATCACACTCGACACAACCTTAAATAACCCTATTTATACACTATTATCATACATGTCAATCGTTCTTCATCTAATTTGGTTTTAGAAGTAGGTTACTTTTAAATATATTATAGTTTTCCTTCATGTCATCCTGGAAAGTTTAAAGATTATATTCTCCCACTTTGCAGCAGGTACAGAGTTACTCATGGGGAatttctaaatatatatattttttaaaatctgtaTAACTTGCAAAGAAAGTCACTCATTTATTATCACTATAAGGAACATGAAGTGATATACATGATGGTACTGTGATAATGATAATATAATGTGTTTCTACCTCCATAGGGGAGTCACTTTGGATGAATTCTTCATAAATGCTAGTAGCTTTCCAGGCAAGCTTCTCTGGACTGGTGATGGACTTGAACTCTTCACAGGCAAGCCAAAACTCCAGATTCTCCTCACAGAACTCAGATTTCAGGAAGACCCGAAATGCCACTTGGCCACCTAGAAGCAAAATGGAGAGAAAATATTTGGGTTGATTTAGGCGTAATCTGCAGTCTGGTAGTGTGGTTTATATATTTCCAAAAATATGCTGTATAtatttactgtatatatatatatatatatatatatatatatatatatatatatatatatataaaacaaaaatTACATTTATGATTGAGTAGTTTCTCTAAGGATTGTCCCCACTGTTTCGCCTCATTAACAGATTGTCTGCAAATAAAACAAAAAGAGGGTGAAATATGGGAATAGTGTAATTGAATTGGTGTTGCAAGGTATACTGGTAGACCAGTAACATAATCAAAACGTCATGATACCAACATTTTAGATTAACATACAGGTTCATATAATACTACAAACATTTTCGGCCCTACCGATCTAAAGAACCCGCTATCGCCTGTTATGAAATGTTTACAATGTCAGTTGTTTACAAGTTCAGTAAATGTTTTAACCCGTTTGAGCTACAAGCCGTTTTCTTTGCTCTAAAGCTGCAAGCATGTCTGTCGCGAAGCGGTTTTTCCTCTCTGGCACTGCTGTGTGACAGCCAATGTGCAAAGACTATACCCAGATTGGCCTGTGCTCTTGATTATATCAGGGATTACATTATATACAATGTATCAattctgctcgttctgtgcacTGCTCTAGTGTATAAAACATACAAATGTAATAACAAGATTGATCAGGGTCTCCATCCCTGCTCGCCATCAAGGCTcaattatattttaaaaactgATGGAATAGATATGCAGGAAGACTAGGCagtgagaagcaggtgagtgcgGGCTGGCAGGGGTTACGGCTTGCTGATCACAGCTGCCACGCAAGAAAGTGAAGTGGACATTATTGGACCGGTGCACACAAGAGACTAATTGCTGTTGCTTAACAAAATATTACTCCTATAAACGGAGCTCCCTTTTATCTTCCTGCGCGATTTCTGTGATATTTCACAAACCAAACCATGTCGCGGGCGGTTTTAAACTAATCCCGGTCCGTTAATTATTGGTTTGATAACAAACAACgttattcagtcatgttacctatcTGGCTAACAACCTGCTAACTTGACAGTAGGTCTAGGCCAGACCTATCTAGCTAACAACCTGCTAATTTGACAGTAGGTCTAGGCCAGACCTATCTGGCTAACGACCTGCTAACTTGACAGTAGGTCTAGGCCAATTTGATTGCCACAGGAAGAAATTAAAAGGGTCTGCAACTCATGAGATGTGCTTCGATTCATATATAGCGTTTTCTCCTTACTGCTACAATGACATGCGGATCATTATGGGATGTATATTCCTTCCTCCCATTCCTCCAGCCAAATCATAGGTGGGCATTTGCACATTTTGGAGCGGCAGgtaggtagcctcgtggttagagcgttggatcaagtcccggagctgacaaggtaaaaaccggtcgttctgcccctgaacaaggcaggtaacccactgttccccggttggccgtcattgtaaataagaatttgttcttaaactgacctgcctagtgaaataaaggtaaaataaaatagccATTCTATGCAGTATTGTATTATACAGTGAACAGTGTGAagttaatgtgttgtattgagtaAAAGTGTGAATGTCTGTGACGGGTTTGTTTTGTAGCACATGCACATAACGTTTAGAAAACGGGAACAAGCGTCAGGAGGATGGGGTGAACAGGACGCCACAGAGCCCCCCTTCCCCATACTACTCGGTATcgtgatacttggcctggtatcaTATATTTAGTAAAATCATGGTATAGTGACATATTTAAAACACATACCAGAAAAattatatagatatttttttcaGTTTCACATACCTGTGCAGTTTTTTCCTTGAATGAGGTGAGGGACTATTGAGGAAGTTGTGGAGTCTCGATTTCCAGGGTTTATGCCTGCAGAATAAATGATAAGAACACAGAAATAATGTTCAGTGGtctttttagaaatgtattataGTACACTTATTTATAGGCCAGTCACATTACGATGTTTCATATGTGATGAAATTATGCAAATGTAATACAATACAAATATGGCTCATAACGCCTATAACAActtatttaaaataataataataaaaccaaATTACATCAACAACTTACAAAAGCCTTTTGGTCTTGTCAAGGTCTTCTGAGGCCGTCTCACAGCAAATATCCATTTTTTGTCATTATTATTTGTGTTCAATGGCTAAATACTGTGTACATATCACCCTCTCAACCCTGTTCGTTGAGTTTCCAGACCCAATTCTCAAGGAAGCTCGGTGGATTCTTTATGCTCTCTGACAAAGCCAAGAATACCCAAGCTCCACCGGCATCTCAATCCTGATTGGCTCTTCTCCATAATCACGGGGAAATCTACACTCAACAACCAGCAATGTTGAGTCACTGAGCATTGTCCCAAGCTAACAATAGCTCAACGGAGTCCCAGccagcacatttggttcctttgAAATTCTACAAATGTATaataccagtccaaagtttggacacacctactcattcaaggttttttctttatttaaaaaaaacaactattttctacattgtagaataatagagaagacattaaaactatgaaataacacatatggaaccatgtagtaaccaactcTGGTTCCTTGATTGTTCTCCTAGGAGGTTTAATTAACACTCTGAGAATGGACATTATAGGTTTATTTGGGGGTTTTCaaataacttccttaaaactttGACAGAATCATTTTTCAATAAGACTTCTAATAACACTGCGGGCTTATTTTGGCTAATCATTTTTCAATAAGACTTCTAATAACACTGCGGGCTTATTTTGGCTAATCATTTTTCAATAAGACTTCTAATAACACTGCGGGCTTATTTTGGCTAATCatttttgaactccaagcacctATTGGACACATGGAAATTAATTTCCTTACGCATTAATCATACAAAGACatttatttgttattgttacaCAGCATCAGTTAGATTAAAACCTATAATCATATGCTCTCTAACCATGAATttagtccactgcgccaccaggatggagctagcatgttgtgttttttttaggcatacaaagctgttcattttagcctatttcaaaggaaacaatcactcattaagatcaggtgtggccaattagtgggcacgGCCAACATATCTGAACACaattaacaagatagaggatagagagagttttgttaaTGCTGAAAATTGAATGTATGTCTTAAAATAACATTCTTGTAACATTCTCTGAACGTTGCTAATGTTTTTgtgtggtttttatggaaagttttcatCTTGTTCCCCGAATAATTTGAGAATATTACTTTACATAGagccatgaggaaacctgtaggaaacttTATGCTGAattactgaaattcccacagaagaacgttgttaaTTAATGTccttggaacaatttgagaacattttgagaacaaacttttacagatacacaatcaagagcatcctgtcgggctgtatcacagcctggtacagcaactgcaccaccctcaaccgtatggctctccagagggtggtgcagtctgcacaacgcatcactgggggcaaacttcctgccctccaggacacctacagcacccgatgtcacaggatggccaaaaatatcatcaaggacatcaaccgcCCGAGCTACTGCATGTTcacaccactaccatccagaaggcgaggtcagtacaggtgcatcaaagatgagacagagaggctgaaaaacagcttctatctcaaggccatcaaactgctaaacagccaccactaactcagagaggctgctgcctacattgagacccaatcactggccactttaataaatggatcactagtcactttatacaatacactctaaataatgccactttaataatgtttacatatgttACATTACTCATagcacatgtatatactgtattttataccgctcggccatcactcatccatatacttatatgtacatattctcattcacccctttagatttgtgtgtattaggtagttgttggagtattgttagatattactgcactgtcggaactagaagcacaagcatttcgctacactcgcattaacatctgctaaccatatgtatgtgataaataaaattGGGTTGGATTTTGATTTGAACTAGAACCATAAGGAAGactgtaggaaacgttatgctgaagtactgaaatgtCCAGagaataatgttttttttctttttacattCTTCTTTTAGAACATTCTCAATGTCAAACTTTACCAGTTCGAGAACGTTCCTAGAAACATTACCAACATTGAAATTAAATGTAACTATGTTTGAAGTTTTAGTAAAAGTGTtgttaaattaattaaatacaaagaaactatcctgcaccattcccagaaagttgtgggaaggttgtatgcaaaatgaCCATAGGACAACCATGGTCTCACCATGCTCTAAGAGACATATGGGTCTCGGAATGTTATGGGTCAGCTGGGCGTGCTTTTATCTGACAAGCGTCACTCCAATTCCTCACATTTCCTTGCCAGGCCTTTTGTGGAATAATAGATGAGGACACATGAGAGCAACGAGATTCAGACCTCATGCTCCCCTTTATTATTGGCtaattacagatgtaggatcttaatttgcagagaattttcctgcacgacaggaaatgcaaacgtgtagtgtatttgagttttcaAAATGCTCCTAAAGTTTGTAATTACCATttagaaatgtcagacttgatttatcCTAAtacaaaatgtatcaacccctacataCATGtcaattcattataatccacataataattcacatttcctgttgctgcaggattattttcctgctgtagcaatctggctcaaattaagatcctacatctgtacataacAATGCATTACGAGGCATGTCTAGTTCTTGAATGGAATCACATTCTTGTCTTTAGAAGGTGTAATCATTGGATATCAGCTGACGTGTTCATCATTGATCAAACTGATCTCGAAGCGACAACACAACGCTTCATTAAAATAAAAACTGAGGTAACAGGAGGGAATGACAGGAGTTGTGCTTATGTCACCATTTTATTTGTGACTTAGATCAatccaaatgttttttttgtgtgtgtgtgtgacttcatAAGAAAGATACATTGGAGAAAGATAGAATATAAGTGGATGGACATGCTTTAAAGTTGCAGATGGGGGAATTCAAATCTCCATAGCAGAGGGCAATGCATGGTCCAGTGTCGGTTTTAGACCACCAAGCCAAACTCCAGCACATCCAAGGATCGTTAAGCACATTCTATGTAAGAAATGTGCTACATaaaattgattaattgattgttTAGAGAATAAGTGTGTATCTGCATGTTCCCTTTAGGACTGCAAGTGCTTTGAGTTGTCTAACTTTGTAAACGAGACAAAATGTAGAGCTCAGGGGGTCCTAATTTACAAAGCATTTGCACCTGTTTTTATTTTGTGAGACATAAAAAGTGTGGATAAGGGCAGAAACATTGATAGAAGTTAGGAAAGATTAAAACTGTAAAATTAAGTAACAAGTAGACTAGACTGCTGCTGGTAGACTACTGCTATGTTATTAGCTGTTCAATAGGAAGAATGAAATCTATGAGTTACTTGGGTTTGTGGCCTTTACCCAAGATGTTATCTCAGGCTATTCCATCATCAGGTTGAGGATCCTGTTCAATCAGGTCAAGAATGTTCTTTAAATAGACTGTTTGAGGAGTTAAAAATACACCTCAGTGGATGAAGGTGTGGTGAGGAATGACTGGAATGT encodes:
- the LOC109872175 gene encoding regulator of G-protein signaling 2 isoform X2, translated to MDICCETASEDLDKTKRLLQSVNEAKQWGQSLEKLLNHKCGQVAFRVFLKSEFCEENLEFWLACEEFKSITSPEKLAWKATSIYEEFIQSDSPMEVNVDYHTRDTIAHSLHKPTPSCFDGAQRKVCSLMENDAYPRFIQSDYYKDLCAGSRGLGKHKRT
- the LOC109872175 gene encoding regulator of G-protein signaling 21 isoform X1; its protein translation is MDICCETASEDLDKTKRLLHKPWKSRLHNFLNSPSPHSRKKLHRQSVNEAKQWGQSLEKLLNHKCGQVAFRVFLKSEFCEENLEFWLACEEFKSITSPEKLAWKATSIYEEFIQSDSPMEVNVDYHTRDTIAHSLHKPTPSCFDGAQRKVCSLMENDAYPRFIQSDYYKDLCAGSRGLGKHKRT